CGTCATCCCGGACTTCATCGAGAAGCTGCGCGAGGACCCCGACTCGCTGACCATCCTCGGCGACGGTCGCCAGGAGAAGTCCTACATGCACGTCGACGAGTGCATCGACGCGGTGCTGTACGCCGTCGAGCACGCCGACGACGACCACAACGTCTTCAACCTCGGGACGCGGACGACGACGTCCGTCGACCGCATCGTGACCATCGTCGCCGAGGAGATGGGTCTCGACCCAGTTCGGGAGTACACCGGCGGTGACCGCGGCTGGACGGGTGACGTCCCGCGGATGCGCCTCTCCGTCGAGAAGCTGTCGGCGCTCGGGTGGGAACCCCGGCAGTCCAGCGACGACGCGGTCCGCCAGTCCACCCGGGAACTGCTCGAGGAGACCTAGGCCGGGTAGGTCCCGGTCAGCTCCCCTTTCGCCAGCGTGTGCCCGCTGGCGGCGTCGTAGACGTCGTCCTTGCTTGCGCCCGCGGGAAGGTCCAGCGTCGTATCCAGCGCGTAGACGATGAAGCGGTAGGTGTGTTCCCGGTCCGGGGGGTTCGGCCCGCCCCATCCCACCTCGCCGTAGTCGTTCTGCCCCTCGACCGCCTCGTCGGGCGACCAGTCCTCCGGCACGTGAGTCCGCTCGGCCGGGACGTTCCAGACCACCCAGTGGTCCCACACCTTGCCGGCCGGTTCCTTCGCGTCCGGGTCGTCGACGATGATGACCAGCGAGACCGCCTCCCCGGGGACGCCCCCGACGTCCAGCGGCGGGTTCGTGTTCTCTGCGGTGTATCCGTACTTCTCGGGGATGCGTTCCCCGTCGTCGAACGCGGGGCTCGTCAGTCGCAGGTCGTCCATGTACGAACAGATGACAGCCGGCTGTAAAAACCTGGCCCGGTACGCATTTGGGCGGCCACCGCCAACCCGCGTCCGTGCAGGTCGCAGGGTACCGGTCACGGGTCGAGTCGCCAGCCGCCCTCCGCATCGCCGCGGACGGCGCCGTCCGCACCGAGCCACTGGCTCCGGGCACCGACCTCGCCTACACGCTCGGCGAGCGACACTGCGCGGGGACGACAGACGGCGACGTCCACATCGCGTGTGCGAACGACCCCGCCCCGTACTGCCCGGACCACACGGACCGCTGGCCCTGTGCACGGTGTACCGGCAACTGCACCAAACCCATCGACGCCTGCGACCAGGAACACGCGATCTACCTCGCCGCGTTCGCCCCCGACACCGTCAAGGTCGGTGTCACACGCTCGTGGCGACTCGAACGCCGGTTGCGCGAGCAGGGCGCCGACCGCGCGGCCCACCTGCGGACGGTCACGGACGGCCGCATCGCCCGGCAGATCGAGGCCGACATCGCCGCCGATCTGGGAGACCGGGTCCGCGTCCCGACGAAGGTGGCCGGGTTCGCCGAGACCGTCGACGAGGCGTTCTGGGGCGCGTTGCTGGCGGAGTACGACCCGCTGGAGACGTTCGCGTTCGACTACGGCCTCGACCTCTCGGAGCGCCCGCTCGCGGAGACGCTGGCGACGGGGACAGTCAGGGGGACGAAAGGGCGGGTCGCCGTCCTCGACAACGGCGGGAGCACGTACGCCGTCGACCTGCGCGACCTCGTCGGCTACGAACTCACCGACAGCGGGACCGACCGCGACCTGCAGTCGAGTCTCGGTGCCTTCGGGTAGGTCGCTCAAAACCGCGCCGGTGTCTACACAAGACCCTTTATACAGGCGTCTGGAGTCCGTCGTGTGAGACGAGAAGTCACACTCGCCCTGGCCATGGTCCTCCTCGCGCTGGCGATGGTCGTCGGCGCGACGGCGGTCCCCGACGTCCTCACCGAACCCGACGAGGACATCCGGCCGAGCCACCTCGATCTGCGCGAGACGACGGTCAACGCCACCGACGTCGGCGGCGAGTCGGTCACGCTGGTGCTCGACTCGCGCATCGCCCACCGGGGTGGCACGGCGCGGAACGTCACTGTCGAGACGCGGGTCGTCGACGCGGAGACCGGGCTGGTCACGACGACGCGCCGCCAGTCCCTGGGCAACGTCACGGGTGAACGGGAGGTATCGGTCGAGACCGAACTCACCGTCGAACGCGAGGGCGGCTACCGAATCGAGACCCTCGTCTTCGCCGACGGCGAACGCCGTACCACCAGCCGGACCGAGGTACGAAACGTCGACGCGCTCACGCCCGCGTACGCACGTAGCAGCGTCTCTTTCCACCGCTTCGAGGGTAGCGCCGCCGGGCTCCGTCCCATCGCCTACCGCATCCAGTCGGTCGCGGACAACCGGACCACGCTGAACGTCTCCGTGTACTTCACCAACCGCGGCGACGAGCCGGCCGGCGACCTGACGCTGCGGCTGCGTGCCCGCCAGGCCGACTCGAACGTCGTCGCCGACGAGACCCGGCTCCGGGTCGGCCAGATTCGGCCCGGACGGACCGAGACCGTCACCGCGGAGCTCACCGTCCCGGACGGCTACAACTACTGGCTCGACGGCATCCTCCTGTCCGACGGCGTCATCGTCGCCACCGAGAGCGCCCCGGCGAACCTCGACCCACAGGAGACGCTGGCGGTCAACGAGACCCGCCGCGACGTGGGCTTCCAGTCCGGCGACTTCGCCGAGGAACCCGAGCGCGAGCGGGCCACCGAGGCTCCGGCCAGGGAATCGACCGTCGGCGGGAGCGGCCCCGGGTTCACCGCCGTCGCGGCGCTGACGGCGCTGCTCGCCGGCACCATCGCACTCGCACGGAGGCGACTATGACAGACACTGCTAGTTCGACCACCCCGACAGACGCC
The DNA window shown above is from Haloarcula halobia and carries:
- a CDS encoding YbhB/YbcL family Raf kinase inhibitor-like protein; amino-acid sequence: MDDLRLTSPAFDDGERIPEKYGYTAENTNPPLDVGGVPGEAVSLVIIVDDPDAKEPAGKVWDHWVVWNVPAERTHVPEDWSPDEAVEGQNDYGEVGWGGPNPPDREHTYRFIVYALDTTLDLPAGASKDDVYDAASGHTLAKGELTGTYPA
- a CDS encoding DUF2797 domain-containing protein, whose protein sequence is MQVAGYRSRVESPAALRIAADGAVRTEPLAPGTDLAYTLGERHCAGTTDGDVHIACANDPAPYCPDHTDRWPCARCTGNCTKPIDACDQEHAIYLAAFAPDTVKVGVTRSWRLERRLREQGADRAAHLRTVTDGRIARQIEADIAADLGDRVRVPTKVAGFAETVDEAFWGALLAEYDPLETFAFDYGLDLSERPLAETLATGTVRGTKGRVAVLDNGGSTYAVDLRDLVGYELTDSGTDRDLQSSLGAFG
- a CDS encoding DUF7490 domain-containing protein, with product MRREVTLALAMVLLALAMVVGATAVPDVLTEPDEDIRPSHLDLRETTVNATDVGGESVTLVLDSRIAHRGGTARNVTVETRVVDAETGLVTTTRRQSLGNVTGEREVSVETELTVEREGGYRIETLVFADGERRTTSRTEVRNVDALTPAYARSSVSFHRFEGSAAGLRPIAYRIQSVADNRTTLNVSVYFTNRGDEPAGDLTLRLRARQADSNVVADETRLRVGQIRPGRTETVTAELTVPDGYNYWLDGILLSDGVIVATESAPANLDPQETLAVNETRRDVGFQSGDFAEEPERERATEAPARESTVGGSGPGFTAVAALTALLAGTIALARRRL